In one Aeromicrobium erythreum genomic region, the following are encoded:
- a CDS encoding MarR family winged helix-turn-helix transcriptional regulator — translation MTSAPIDENSDTTPWLDTEQQRWWRSYLGGSTVLLDQLDRDLRAAHDLSMAEYEILVRLSEAEDRSIRMAELASAVSHSRSRITHTIARLERDGIVRRAASCTDGRGVSAVLTDHGHDVLAQAAHTHVRGVHDYLVARCSREDLAAVGRVLEAVRTGLEGRGF, via the coding sequence ATGACCAGCGCCCCCATCGACGAGAACTCGGACACGACGCCCTGGCTCGACACCGAGCAGCAGCGGTGGTGGCGCTCCTACCTCGGCGGCTCGACGGTGCTCCTCGACCAGCTCGACCGCGACCTGCGCGCCGCGCACGACCTCTCGATGGCCGAGTACGAGATCCTCGTCCGCCTGTCCGAGGCCGAGGACCGCTCGATCCGCATGGCCGAGCTCGCCTCCGCCGTCTCGCACTCGCGCAGCCGCATCACCCACACCATCGCGCGGCTCGAGCGTGACGGCATCGTGCGCCGTGCCGCGAGCTGCACCGACGGTCGCGGCGTGAGCGCCGTGCTCACCGACCACGGCCACGACGTGCTCGCCCAGGCCGCCCACACCCACGTGCGCGGCGTCCACGACTACCTCGTCGCACGCTGCAGCCGCGAGGACCTCGCCGCCGTCGGGCGGGTCCTGGAGGCCGTCCGCACCGGCCTCGAGGGTCGCGGCTTCTGA
- a CDS encoding fluoride efflux transporter FluC, translating into MATTWPRPDAVALVAAGGAVGTLVRYGVAASVDPVDGLPVGILGVNLLGAFLLGVLTATVASSRTRLLLGTGLMGGFTTYSAFALDTQGLLADGRPADALVYLLATVAGGFAASVGGLAVGRALRVRGAR; encoded by the coding sequence ATGGCGACGACCTGGCCACGTCCGGACGCAGTGGCGCTGGTGGCCGCCGGCGGAGCGGTCGGCACGCTGGTCCGTTACGGCGTGGCCGCGTCCGTCGACCCGGTCGACGGACTGCCGGTCGGCATCCTCGGCGTCAACCTGCTCGGGGCGTTCCTGCTCGGCGTCCTGACCGCCACCGTCGCCTCGTCGCGCACCCGCCTGCTGCTCGGCACCGGCCTGATGGGCGGCTTCACGACCTACAGCGCCTTCGCTCTGGACACCCAGGGCCTGCTCGCCGACGGGCGACCCGCCGACGCCCTCGTCTACCTCCTGGCGACCGTCGCGGGCGGCTTCGCGGCGTCGGTGGGCGGGCTCGCCGTCGGCCGCGCCCTGCGGGTCCGGGGTGCACGGTGA
- a CDS encoding dynamin family protein: MPSEHASAELLGALSKLLTDVTAAPLALEVPGVDEVRSTRAEMVDQLSDYVIPRLVQLEAPLLTVVGGSTGAGKSTLVNSLVGEQVTQSGVLRPTTRSPVLVHHPDDAEWFQPDRILPELPRTKAVTNDVYALRLAPSTGVPRGLAILDAPDIDSIDAANRELATQLLAAADLWLFVTSAARYADQVPWDYLGRAAERSTSVAVVLDRTHADAVVEVRGHLARMMTSRGLSDSPLFTVPESAVGEDGLLPREAVEPIRGWLRDLAADPEGRSAVVFGTLDGAVRHNVLRSHVVADGLDEQLAAARQLHDDATRTYAEAVDLLRRATADGTVMRGEVLTRWQEFVGNGELLRSVEERVSRIRDRLVDQVTGKRTRSAEVSEAVESGLQTLLVEQLEAAAEAVYRSWSSVGAGRALIASERGLDRASRDVRVKAERLVRDWQAEVLELVRAEGSDKRLTAKFLAFGVNGIGVALMVLVFVSGSAGLTGAEVGVAGGTAVVAQKLLEAIFGDQAVRRLAERAHTSLVTAVEALATAESRRYLDLVSDPAVIEASQARLRDAARRAEYARHIDFLDGETAS, from the coding sequence GTGCCCAGCGAACACGCCTCGGCCGAGCTGCTGGGAGCGCTGAGCAAGCTCCTCACCGACGTCACGGCGGCCCCCCTCGCGCTCGAGGTCCCGGGTGTCGACGAGGTGCGTTCCACGCGGGCCGAGATGGTCGACCAGCTGTCCGACTACGTCATCCCGCGGCTCGTGCAGCTCGAGGCTCCGCTGTTGACGGTCGTGGGCGGGTCCACGGGCGCCGGCAAGTCGACGCTGGTCAACTCGCTCGTGGGGGAGCAGGTCACCCAGTCCGGCGTCCTGCGCCCGACCACGCGCTCGCCGGTGCTGGTGCACCACCCCGACGACGCGGAGTGGTTCCAGCCCGACCGCATCCTGCCCGAGCTGCCCCGCACCAAGGCGGTCACCAACGACGTCTACGCCCTGCGCCTGGCGCCCTCCACGGGGGTCCCGCGCGGCCTGGCGATCCTCGACGCGCCAGACATCGACTCGATCGACGCAGCCAACCGCGAGCTGGCGACGCAGCTGCTCGCGGCCGCCGACCTGTGGCTGTTCGTCACCTCGGCCGCGCGCTACGCCGACCAGGTGCCGTGGGACTACCTCGGGCGCGCCGCGGAGCGCAGCACGTCGGTGGCGGTCGTCCTCGACCGCACCCACGCCGACGCGGTCGTGGAGGTGCGAGGCCATCTCGCGCGCATGATGACGTCGCGCGGGCTGTCGGACTCCCCGCTCTTCACGGTGCCGGAGTCGGCGGTCGGCGAGGACGGCCTGCTGCCGCGCGAGGCCGTCGAGCCGATCCGCGGCTGGCTGCGCGACCTCGCGGCCGACCCCGAGGGTCGATCGGCCGTCGTCTTCGGCACGCTCGACGGCGCCGTGCGCCACAACGTGCTGCGCTCGCACGTCGTCGCCGACGGGCTCGACGAGCAGCTCGCCGCCGCACGTCAGCTGCACGACGACGCCACCCGCACCTACGCCGAGGCGGTCGACCTGCTGCGCCGGGCCACCGCCGACGGCACGGTCATGCGCGGCGAGGTGCTGACCCGCTGGCAGGAGTTCGTCGGCAACGGCGAGCTGCTGCGCTCCGTCGAGGAGCGCGTGAGCCGGATCCGCGACCGGCTCGTCGACCAGGTCACCGGCAAGCGCACCCGCTCCGCGGAGGTCAGCGAGGCGGTCGAGTCGGGGCTGCAGACCCTCCTCGTGGAGCAGCTCGAGGCGGCCGCGGAGGCGGTGTACCGCTCCTGGTCCTCGGTCGGAGCCGGCCGTGCGCTGATCGCCTCCGAGCGCGGTCTCGACCGCGCCTCCCGCGACGTCCGCGTCAAGGCCGAGCGGCTCGTCCGCGACTGGCAGGCCGAGGTGCTGGAGCTCGTCCGCGCCGAGGGCTCTGACAAGCGCCTCACCGCGAAGTTCCTCGCCTTCGGCGTCAACGGCATCGGCGTCGCGCTCATGGTGCTGGTGTTCGTCAGCGGCTCCGCGGGTCTTACCGGCGCCGAGGTCGGCGTCGCCGGCGGCACCGCCGTCGTCGCCCAGAAGCTGCTCGAGGCGATCTTCGGCGACCAGGCGGTCCGCCGCCTCGCCGAGCGCGCCCACACGTCGCTGGTCACCGCGGTCGAGGCGCTCGCGACGGCGGAGAGCCGGCGCTACCTCGACCTCGTGAGCGACCCGGCCGTGATCGAGGCCTCCCAGGCCCGGCTGCGCGACGCCGCGCGCCGGGCCGAGTACGCACGTCACATCGACTTCCTGGACGGAGAGACCGCCTCATGA
- a CDS encoding fluoride efflux transporter FluC — MTGALLAGAVAVAGGAGSVLRLLVDTWVGQRSSGRFPWGIVAVNVTGSFLIGLAVGLLDDGAARTVVATGFLGGYTTFSTASLDSARLALRGRGGRAVAHAVGTAVVCVAAAWLGLLLT, encoded by the coding sequence GTGACAGGCGCGCTGCTCGCCGGTGCGGTGGCGGTCGCCGGCGGCGCGGGCTCGGTGCTGCGGCTGCTCGTCGACACCTGGGTCGGCCAGCGCTCGTCCGGGCGGTTCCCGTGGGGCATCGTCGCGGTGAACGTCACCGGGTCGTTCCTCATCGGGCTGGCCGTCGGGCTGCTCGACGACGGCGCCGCCCGGACGGTCGTGGCCACGGGGTTCCTCGGCGGCTACACGACGTTCAGCACCGCGAGCCTCGACTCCGCCCGCCTGGCGCTCCGCGGCCGGGGCGGCCGGGCCGTCGCCCACGCGGTGGGCACCGCCGTCGTGTGCGTCGCGGCGGCGTGGCTGGGCCTGCTGCTGACGTGA
- a CDS encoding YceI family protein: MSITTGTWNLDPTHTEIGFAVRHIMSKVRGKFETFEGSIVSADPISDSKVSVEVDLSSINTGTADRDNHLRSSDFFDTETHPKMTFTSTGVVQKSDESFVVNGDLTIKGVTKPLQLDVDFLGEGKDPWGGTRVGVEATGEISRKEFGIDFNIPLEGDKVMIGDKITITINAEAVLEA; encoded by the coding sequence ATGAGCATCACCACCGGCACCTGGAACCTCGACCCCACGCACACCGAGATCGGCTTCGCCGTGCGTCACATCATGAGCAAGGTCCGCGGGAAGTTCGAGACCTTCGAGGGCTCGATCGTCAGCGCCGACCCGATCAGCGACTCGAAGGTCAGCGTCGAGGTCGACCTCTCCTCGATCAACACGGGCACCGCCGACCGTGACAACCACCTGCGCTCGAGCGACTTCTTCGACACCGAGACGCACCCGAAGATGACCTTCACCAGCACCGGCGTCGTCCAGAAGTCCGACGAGTCCTTCGTCGTCAACGGCGACCTCACGATCAAGGGCGTCACCAAGCCCCTGCAGCTCGACGTCGACTTCCTCGGCGAGGGCAAGGACCCGTGGGGCGGCACGCGCGTCGGCGTCGAGGCCACCGGCGAGATCAGCCGCAAGGAGTTCGGCATCGACTTCAACATCCCGCTCGAGGGCGACAAGGTCATGATCGGCGACAAGATCACCATCACGATCAACGCGGAGGCCGTGCTCGAGGCCTGA
- the ettA gene encoding energy-dependent translational throttle protein EttA has product MADYVLSLRNVRKAHGDKVVLDDVTLSFLHGAKIGVVGPNGMGKSSLLKLMAGLDQPNNGDIVRDPEATVGMLQQEPPLTEGKTVLENVEEAVSEVKDKMKRLEEAYAEMGEPDADYDALMAETGDLQTFLDSVNAWDLDSRLDQAMDALRCPPPDELVDHLSGGERRRVALCKLLLQQPDLLLLDEPTNHLDAESVQWLEGHLKTYPGAVLAVTHDRYFLDNVAEWIAEVDRGRIHGYEGNYSTYLETKKERLKIEGAKDAKRAKMLEKELDWVRSNAKGRQAKSKARLARYEELAAEAERARKIDTSEINIPAGPRLGDVVLDAKSLSKGFEGRTLWDDISFSLPRAGIVGVVGPNGVGKTTLFRMITGNEVPDAGTLEVGQTVKISYADQSRGSIAADKNVWEVVSDGLDFIKVANFEMNSRAYVASFGFKGADQQKKAGVLSGGERNRLNLALTLKQGGNLLLLDEPTNDLDVETLSSLEDALLDFPGCAVVTSHDRWFLDRIATHILAWEGTEDEPGRWFWFEGNFASYEENKIERLGEEAARPHRVTHRRLTRD; this is encoded by the coding sequence ATGGCTGACTACGTTCTCTCCCTGCGCAACGTCCGCAAGGCCCACGGCGACAAGGTCGTCCTCGACGACGTGACCCTCTCGTTCCTGCACGGCGCCAAGATCGGCGTCGTGGGGCCGAACGGCATGGGCAAGTCCTCGCTCCTCAAGCTCATGGCCGGCCTCGACCAGCCGAACAACGGCGACATCGTCCGTGACCCCGAGGCCACCGTCGGCATGCTCCAGCAGGAGCCGCCCCTCACGGAGGGCAAGACCGTCCTGGAGAACGTCGAGGAGGCGGTCTCGGAGGTCAAGGACAAGATGAAGCGCCTCGAGGAGGCGTACGCCGAGATGGGCGAGCCCGACGCCGACTACGACGCCCTCATGGCCGAGACCGGCGACCTGCAGACCTTCCTCGACAGCGTCAACGCGTGGGACCTCGACTCGCGCCTCGACCAGGCCATGGACGCGCTGCGCTGCCCGCCGCCGGACGAGCTCGTCGACCACCTCTCCGGTGGTGAGCGCCGCCGCGTGGCGCTGTGCAAGCTCCTGCTCCAGCAGCCCGACCTGCTGCTCCTCGACGAGCCCACCAACCACCTCGACGCCGAGTCGGTGCAGTGGCTCGAGGGGCACCTCAAGACCTACCCGGGCGCCGTCCTGGCCGTCACCCACGACCGCTACTTCCTCGACAACGTCGCCGAGTGGATCGCCGAGGTCGACCGCGGCCGCATCCACGGCTACGAGGGCAACTACTCCACCTACCTGGAGACGAAGAAGGAGCGCCTCAAGATCGAGGGCGCGAAGGACGCCAAGCGCGCCAAGATGCTGGAGAAGGAGCTCGACTGGGTCCGCTCCAACGCCAAGGGCCGTCAGGCCAAGAGCAAGGCGCGTCTGGCCCGCTACGAGGAGCTCGCGGCCGAGGCCGAGCGCGCCCGCAAGATCGACACGAGCGAGATCAACATCCCCGCCGGTCCGCGCCTCGGCGACGTCGTGCTCGACGCGAAGAGCCTCAGCAAGGGCTTCGAGGGCCGCACGCTGTGGGACGACATCAGCTTCTCGCTGCCGCGCGCCGGCATCGTCGGCGTCGTCGGCCCGAACGGCGTCGGCAAGACCACCCTCTTCCGCATGATCACCGGCAACGAGGTGCCCGACGCAGGGACCCTCGAGGTCGGCCAGACGGTCAAGATCTCCTACGCCGACCAGAGCCGGGGCAGCATCGCCGCCGACAAGAACGTCTGGGAGGTCGTCTCCGACGGGCTCGACTTCATCAAGGTCGCGAACTTCGAGATGAACAGCCGCGCCTACGTGGCCTCCTTCGGCTTCAAGGGCGCCGACCAGCAGAAGAAGGCCGGCGTGCTGTCCGGTGGTGAGCGCAACCGCCTCAACCTCGCGCTGACCCTCAAGCAGGGCGGCAACCTGCTGCTGCTCGACGAGCCCACCAACGACCTCGACGTCGAGACCCTGTCCTCGCTCGAGGACGCGCTGCTCGACTTCCCGGGCTGCGCCGTCGTCACGTCGCACGACCGCTGGTTCCTCGACCGCATCGCCACGCACATCCTGGCGTGGGAGGGCACCGAGGACGAGCCGGGCCGCTGGTTCTGGTTCGAGGGCAACTTCGCGTCCTATGAGGAGAACAAGATCGAGCGACTCGGCGAGGAGGCGGCGCGACCGCACCGCGTCACGCACCGTCGCCTCACCCGCGACTGA
- a CDS encoding TetR/AcrR family transcriptional regulator — translation MTATARERLLEAAVEAFAEKGFTATTTRDIAARAGMSPAAVYVHHDTKESLLFTVSIDGHRSALQVVESADDPAAAPPERLRRFVHDFSAWHASHSRVGRIVQYEFDALTPEHRSEVAALRRAIERVMQRVLEAGVASGDFAVDDVVGTTRAILSLSIDLVRWFSPTGPQTPQDVAELHARLALRMVLAHDD, via the coding sequence ATGACCGCCACAGCGCGCGAGCGGCTCCTGGAGGCCGCCGTCGAGGCGTTCGCCGAGAAGGGCTTCACGGCCACGACGACCCGCGACATCGCGGCGCGCGCCGGCATGAGCCCGGCAGCGGTCTACGTCCACCACGACACCAAGGAGTCGCTGCTCTTCACGGTCAGCATCGACGGGCACCGCTCGGCCCTGCAGGTCGTGGAGTCCGCCGACGACCCCGCCGCCGCCCCGCCCGAGCGTCTGCGGCGCTTCGTGCACGACTTCAGCGCCTGGCACGCGTCGCACAGCCGCGTCGGCCGCATCGTGCAGTACGAGTTCGACGCGCTGACCCCGGAGCACCGCTCCGAGGTGGCCGCGCTGCGTCGCGCCATCGAGCGCGTCATGCAGCGCGTGCTCGAGGCGGGCGTCGCCTCGGGCGACTTCGCCGTCGACGACGTCGTCGGCACCACCCGGGCGATCCTGTCGCTCAGCATCGACCTCGTGCGCTGGTTCTCCCCCACCGGCCCGCAGACGCCGCAGGACGTCGCCGAGCTGCACGCCCGCCTGGCGCTGCGGATGGTCCTGGCGCACGACGACTGA
- a CDS encoding DsbA family protein, whose translation MSNDRKQRAEQMRKEREKADKRQRNVITIAIVAVVIALVGVGGYAVKSTADKNAKSTDLVAPKNTKDYGIVYDQAAAESADGGASDGGAASGDAKPVSVEVYEDFQCPVCQQFEQVAGPMLKQQVASGEIALTYKPFSFLDENGGSTNDYSKRATNAALCALDAGGVDDYVKVHDFLYANQPQEGTAGPENAKLVEDLKSLGITGAGIDSCVKSEKFVPWVVKAKEVAQDSDRKISGTPTVFVDGKKLDDFSPATIQKAVEEAKA comes from the coding sequence GTGAGCAACGACCGCAAGCAGCGAGCCGAGCAGATGCGCAAGGAGCGCGAGAAGGCCGACAAGCGCCAGCGCAACGTCATCACGATCGCGATCGTCGCCGTCGTCATCGCCCTCGTCGGCGTCGGCGGCTACGCCGTGAAGTCGACGGCCGACAAGAACGCCAAGAGCACCGACCTCGTCGCGCCGAAGAACACGAAGGACTACGGCATCGTCTACGACCAGGCGGCCGCCGAGTCCGCCGACGGTGGCGCCTCCGACGGTGGCGCCGCGTCCGGCGACGCCAAGCCGGTCAGCGTCGAGGTGTACGAGGACTTCCAGTGCCCCGTGTGCCAGCAGTTCGAGCAGGTCGCCGGTCCGATGCTCAAGCAGCAGGTGGCATCGGGCGAGATCGCGCTCACCTACAAGCCGTTCTCCTTCCTCGACGAGAATGGTGGCAGCACCAACGACTACTCCAAGCGCGCCACCAACGCCGCGCTCTGCGCCCTCGACGCCGGCGGCGTCGACGACTACGTCAAGGTCCACGACTTCCTGTACGCCAACCAGCCGCAGGAGGGCACGGCCGGTCCCGAGAACGCCAAGCTCGTGGAGGACCTCAAGAGCCTCGGCATCACCGGGGCGGGCATCGACTCGTGCGTGAAGTCCGAGAAGTTCGTGCCGTGGGTCGTCAAGGCCAAGGAGGTCGCGCAGGACAGCGACCGCAAGATCAGCGGCACGCCGACGGTGTTCGTCGACGGCAAGAAGCTCGACGACTTCAGCCCCGCCACGATCCAGAAGGCGGTCGAGGAGGCCAAGGCCTGA
- a CDS encoding PrsW family intramembrane metalloprotease, protein MSQPHAQEAAPEVAGRGTIPRRMPRYVERPRQRGRTVLIVLTGIGVALGLVEVVVVAAGAEALEGARLAIIYALVPLPVLWFVYWWLDRYEPEPRRYKVAAFVWGGVGAVGIALAVQVLLGETTDLTQKELATFVAPASEEPAKGLFLLLTFLRWRRIIDGFLDGLIVAGLVGLGFAFVENIGYYALSYAGGPDVPIAGAEGAAGTFVVRGIASPFAHPLFLSAFGIALGLAVGIRSKVLKVLVGTLGLAISMALHGLWNGSASYFGGVGFALTYVALFVLFVTLAVVAIVARSRQVRTLERSLSYVAERGWIHPAEIPYLSRFGYRKQARRHARRHHGRVAGRIVRRYQRLATEMAFLHDAIMRGQTKPHGVERTYALLDAMYGLRPALRFPPPLPVAHRR, encoded by the coding sequence GTGAGCCAGCCACACGCGCAGGAGGCCGCGCCGGAGGTGGCGGGCCGCGGGACGATCCCCCGACGGATGCCCCGGTACGTCGAGCGTCCGCGTCAGCGGGGACGCACCGTGCTGATCGTGCTCACGGGCATCGGCGTGGCACTGGGCCTGGTCGAGGTCGTCGTGGTCGCCGCGGGTGCGGAGGCGCTCGAGGGCGCGCGCCTGGCCATCATCTACGCGCTGGTGCCGCTGCCGGTGCTGTGGTTCGTGTACTGGTGGCTCGACCGCTACGAGCCGGAGCCGCGTCGCTACAAGGTGGCCGCGTTCGTGTGGGGCGGTGTCGGTGCGGTCGGCATCGCGCTCGCCGTGCAGGTGCTGCTGGGGGAGACGACCGACCTGACGCAGAAGGAGCTGGCGACGTTCGTCGCCCCGGCGAGCGAGGAGCCCGCCAAGGGGTTGTTCCTGCTCCTGACGTTCCTGCGCTGGCGCCGCATCATCGACGGGTTCCTGGACGGCCTGATCGTGGCCGGTCTCGTGGGTCTGGGCTTCGCGTTCGTCGAGAACATCGGCTACTACGCGCTCAGCTACGCCGGCGGACCCGACGTGCCGATCGCCGGCGCCGAGGGTGCGGCCGGGACGTTCGTCGTCCGCGGGATCGCCAGCCCGTTCGCCCACCCGCTCTTCCTGTCGGCGTTCGGCATCGCGCTCGGCCTGGCCGTCGGCATCCGCTCGAAGGTGCTGAAGGTGCTGGTCGGCACCCTCGGTCTCGCGATCAGCATGGCCCTGCACGGGCTCTGGAACGGGTCCGCGTCGTACTTCGGGGGCGTGGGCTTCGCGCTCACCTACGTCGCGCTGTTCGTCCTGTTCGTCACGCTCGCCGTCGTCGCGATCGTGGCGCGCTCGCGCCAGGTGCGGACCCTCGAGCGCTCGTTGTCCTACGTCGCCGAGCGCGGCTGGATCCACCCGGCGGAGATCCCGTACCTCTCGCGCTTCGGCTACCGCAAGCAGGCCCGCCGGCACGCCCGCCGTCACCACGGCCGCGTGGCCGGACGGATCGTGCGCCGCTACCAGCGCCTCGCCACGGAGATGGCCTTCCTGCACGACGCGATCATGCGCGGACAGACGAAGCCGCACGGCGTCGAGCGCACCTACGCGTTGCTCGACGCGATGTACGGGCTGCGACCCGCGCTCCGCTTCCCCCCGCCCCTGCCCGTCGCGCACCGACGGTGA
- a CDS encoding aldo/keto reductase, whose protein sequence is MDVSRLVLGTMYLGTRTDEATSRALLDRFLDAGGRTLDTANCYAFWVDPSGHGGASERVIGGWLAAEPSRRDRVELATKVGVEPLDVPRRDGHPVEGLSAEVVRAGCEASLRRLGIDVIDLYWAHGEDRGTPLEETVEAFGSLVAAGAVRRLGVSNHPTWRVERGRALAEARGLEPWTALQLTTSYVHPRPGAAVEGKDHRFGFVTDETVDYVSEHPDVELWAYSPLVRGAYDRPDRPFPQAYRHLGTERRLAVLDDVAQAHGVARSVVVLAWLLASRPEVRPILGVSSVEQLESALRVADVDLAPDELAALDAPA, encoded by the coding sequence ATGGACGTCTCACGGCTCGTGCTCGGCACCATGTACCTCGGCACCCGGACGGACGAGGCGACGTCGCGGGCGCTGCTCGACCGCTTCCTCGACGCCGGCGGACGCACCCTCGACACCGCCAACTGCTACGCCTTCTGGGTCGACCCGAGCGGGCACGGGGGAGCGAGCGAGCGCGTCATCGGCGGCTGGCTCGCGGCGGAGCCGTCGCGTCGCGACCGGGTCGAGCTGGCCACGAAGGTCGGTGTCGAGCCGCTCGACGTGCCCCGCCGGGACGGTCATCCCGTCGAGGGGCTCTCGGCCGAGGTCGTGCGAGCCGGCTGCGAGGCGAGCCTGCGTCGTCTCGGGATCGACGTGATCGACCTGTACTGGGCGCACGGCGAGGACCGGGGGACGCCGCTGGAGGAGACGGTGGAGGCGTTCGGGTCGTTGGTCGCCGCCGGCGCGGTGCGACGGCTGGGCGTCTCCAACCACCCGACCTGGCGGGTGGAGCGGGGCAGGGCCCTCGCCGAGGCGCGCGGGCTCGAGCCGTGGACGGCCCTGCAGCTCACGACGTCGTACGTGCACCCGCGGCCCGGCGCGGCGGTGGAGGGCAAGGACCACCGGTTCGGCTTCGTCACCGACGAGACCGTCGACTACGTCAGCGAGCACCCCGACGTCGAGCTGTGGGCGTACTCGCCGCTCGTGCGGGGCGCGTACGACCGGCCCGACCGTCCGTTCCCGCAGGCCTACCGTCACCTGGGCACGGAGCGACGTCTGGCGGTGCTGGACGACGTCGCACAGGCGCACGGCGTGGCGCGGTCGGTCGTCGTGCTGGCCTGGCTGCTGGCGTCGCGGCCCGAGGTGCGTCCGATCCTCGGCGTCAGCTCGGTGGAGCAGCTCGAGTCGGCCCTGCGCGTCGCCGACGTCGACCTCGCGCCCGACGAGCTCGCCGCCCTCGACGCCCCTGCGTGA
- a CDS encoding GTPase: MSERPGPVARATSALFGGERNDVAARLDGLGEAVEAARGRLDDTLLDPAAALAERASERLRLSGEHTIVALAGATGSGKSSLFNCLTDLELAGVGVRRPTTSWALACSWGPDGAQELLEWMGIPARHQVSRMSMLDRSSADTKLDGLVLLDLPDHDSTEVSHHLEMDRLVQYADLLIWVLDPQKYADAAIHDRYIRPMAAYRDVTLVVLNQIDRIHFSERERALGDVRAILDREGLPGVPVLGVSAHRGDGVDDLKRELARRIRAKASAKERLAQDIAASAAGIVTVGGRSDIPGITDIDRQALDLALLDSVGAPQLVEAVEASTLRTARRHTGWPPLRWVGRLRKDPLRELGIDPDGSIASLSRAVRPSVGHVQRAQAESAVREISEKAAVGLERPWRDAVREASVSTSADVVRELDETVDRIDLGLSRTPFWWRAVDVLQWLAFAALVVGVGWGAVELLSGLVGWEVGDAPVVAGTSLPLLLLLGGLVGGVLLAALSRAAVRTSARRRAQQADATLRRAVAEVSEQKVVAPLQAELDRYERYRSGILRALG; this comes from the coding sequence ATGAGCGAGCGCCCCGGACCTGTCGCGCGCGCGACCTCGGCGCTGTTCGGCGGCGAGCGCAACGACGTCGCCGCCCGCCTCGACGGCCTCGGCGAGGCGGTCGAGGCCGCCCGGGGCCGTCTCGACGACACCCTGCTGGACCCCGCCGCGGCGCTCGCCGAGCGGGCCTCGGAGCGGCTGCGGCTCTCCGGCGAGCACACGATCGTGGCGCTCGCGGGTGCCACGGGCTCGGGCAAGTCCTCGCTCTTCAACTGCCTGACCGACCTCGAGCTCGCCGGCGTCGGCGTGCGCCGTCCGACGACGTCGTGGGCCCTCGCGTGCTCGTGGGGACCCGACGGCGCGCAGGAGCTGCTCGAGTGGATGGGCATCCCCGCGCGCCACCAGGTGTCGCGCATGAGCATGCTCGACCGCTCGTCCGCCGACACGAAGCTCGACGGGCTCGTCCTGCTCGACCTGCCCGACCACGACTCCACCGAGGTCTCCCACCACCTCGAGATGGACCGGCTCGTCCAGTACGCCGACCTCCTCATCTGGGTCCTCGACCCGCAGAAGTACGCCGACGCGGCCATCCACGACCGCTACATCCGGCCGATGGCGGCCTACCGCGACGTCACGCTCGTCGTGCTCAACCAGATCGACCGCATCCACTTCTCCGAGCGGGAGCGGGCGCTGGGCGACGTGCGCGCCATCCTCGACCGCGAGGGTCTGCCGGGCGTGCCGGTCCTCGGCGTCTCCGCGCACCGCGGCGACGGGGTCGACGACCTCAAGCGCGAGCTCGCGCGCCGCATCCGCGCGAAGGCCTCCGCCAAGGAGCGCCTCGCGCAGGACATCGCGGCGTCGGCGGCGGGCATCGTCACGGTCGGGGGCCGCAGCGACATCCCGGGCATCACCGACATCGACCGCCAGGCGCTCGACCTCGCCCTGCTCGACAGCGTCGGCGCACCGCAGCTCGTCGAGGCGGTGGAGGCCTCGACGCTGCGCACCGCGCGCCGCCACACCGGCTGGCCGCCGCTGCGCTGGGTCGGACGCCTGCGCAAGGACCCGCTGCGCGAGCTCGGGATCGACCCCGACGGCTCCATCGCCTCGCTCTCGCGTGCCGTGCGGCCCTCGGTCGGGCACGTCCAGCGCGCCCAGGCCGAGTCGGCCGTGCGCGAGATCTCCGAGAAGGCGGCCGTCGGCCTCGAGCGACCCTGGCGCGACGCCGTGCGCGAGGCGTCGGTGAGCACGAGCGCCGACGTCGTGCGCGAGCTCGACGAGACCGTCGACCGCATCGACCTCGGCCTGTCCCGCACGCCGTTCTGGTGGCGCGCGGTCGACGTGCTGCAGTGGCTCGCGTTCGCGGCGCTCGTGGTCGGCGTCGGCTGGGGAGCCGTCGAGCTGCTCAGCGGCCTCGTGGGCTGGGAGGTGGGTGACGCGCCGGTCGTGGCAGGCACCTCGCTGCCGCTGCTGCTCCTCCTCGGCGGGCTGGTCGGCGGCGTGCTGCTGGCCGCGCTGTCCCGTGCCGCGGTGCGGACCAGTGCCCGGCGGCGGGCGCAGCAGGCCGACGCGACGCTGCGTCGCGCCGTCGCCGAGGTCTCCGAGCAGAAGGTCGTCGCGCCGCTGCAGGCCGAGCTCGACCGCTACGAGCGCTACCGCTCGGGCATCCTGCGCGCCCTGGGCTGA